In a single window of the Methanolobus psychrophilus R15 genome:
- a CDS encoding arsenite-activated ATPase ArsA: protein MYEIPLRSYNIIGIENVRAFLYEDKASISDEKLNSRQIPKLRDVIDDLCSSGKEVIFTMGKGGVGKTTIASAVAFCCTVHPPWPYSRSFKV from the coding sequence ATGTATGAGATCCCTCTTAGATCATACAATATCATTGGCATTGAGAATGTCAGGGCATTCTTGTATGAAGACAAGGCAAGCATCAGTGATGAGAAGCTTAATTCCAGGCAGATCCCAAAACTCAGGGATGTTATAGATGACCTCTGTTCATCCGGCAAAGAAGTGATATTCACCATGGGTAAAGGTGGAGTTGGAAAAACAACAATTGCATCAGCAGTTGCATTCTGCTGTACCGTACATCCGCCTTGGCCGTACAGCAGATCCTTCAAGGTATAG